One Kineococcus radiotolerans SRS30216 = ATCC BAA-149 DNA window includes the following coding sequences:
- a CDS encoding MinD/ParA family ATP-binding protein, which yields MALVSLLSAKGSPGVTTTALLSAALWPHPAVLLDADPAGGDVVARVPAADGGVLDPDRGLLPLLTSARRGLSGAQVLEQAQVVAGGTRVVCGLAGPEQSLAAGPGWSALATAAAGLGHGDVPTDVLVDAGRVGAEAVHLDLLRAADAVVLVTRADTASVLHARERLRVLGGALRRGDGLLPRTGVVVVGDPRRRDADEAAAVLTAVGGWVEDFGRLPLDTAGARVFDGARTSWPERTALVRAGRAVVATLAAAAHGELQRGAA from the coding sequence GTGGCCCTCGTCTCCCTCCTCTCCGCCAAGGGGTCCCCCGGCGTCACCACCACCGCGCTGCTCAGCGCCGCGCTGTGGCCGCACCCCGCCGTCCTGCTGGACGCCGACCCCGCCGGCGGTGACGTCGTCGCCCGGGTGCCCGCGGCCGACGGCGGGGTCCTCGACCCCGACCGCGGTCTGCTGCCGCTGCTGACCAGCGCCCGCCGCGGGCTCAGCGGCGCGCAGGTCCTGGAGCAGGCCCAGGTCGTCGCCGGCGGCACCCGCGTCGTGTGCGGGCTCGCCGGCCCGGAGCAGTCCCTCGCCGCCGGGCCGGGCTGGTCCGCGCTCGCCACCGCGGCCGCGGGCCTGGGCCACGGCGACGTCCCCACCGACGTGCTCGTCGACGCCGGCCGCGTGGGCGCCGAGGCCGTCCACCTGGACCTGCTGCGCGCCGCCGACGCCGTCGTCCTCGTCACCCGCGCCGACACCGCCTCGGTCCTGCACGCCCGCGAGCGCCTGCGCGTCCTGGGCGGGGCCCTGCGCCGCGGCGACGGGTTGCTGCCCCGCACCGGGGTGGTCGTCGTGGGCGACCCGCGCCGCCGCGACGCCGACGAGGCCGCCGCGGTGCTCACCGCCGTCGGCGGCTGGGTCGAGGACTTCGGCCGGTTGCCGCTGGACACCGCGGGCGCCCGGGTCTTCGACGGCGCCCGCACGTCCTGGCCCGAGCGCACGGCGCTCGTCCGCGCAGGCCGGGCCGTGGTGGCGACCCTCGCCGCCGCCGCCCACGGCGAGCTGCAGCGGGGTGCCGCGTGA
- a CDS encoding CpaF family protein: MSAQRRRDDTAGRPPMSAADERQFARSLVVQVLEDHARAEMESGRVPLSPEGEEAVAAAIGAALFGVGRLQPLLEDPEVENIDVNGCDRVFVSYADGREELHDAVAESDEDLVELVQVLASNVGLTSRPFDAANPQLDLRLPDGSRLSAVMGVCQRPALSIRRARLSSATLGDLVASGSMTEDLAQFLRAAVRARKNIMIAGSTNSGKTTLLRALAAEIPPHERLITVERALELGLDQQVREHPNTVAFEERLPNSEGVGGVGMADLVRRSLRMNPSRVIVGEVLGDEIVTMLNAMSQGNDGSLSTIHANSSAEVFNRIATYALQAAEHLPVEASHMLIAGAVNFVVFLDKRNTYHAGGGLRRAVTSVREVTGIDGRVLSSEVFLAGADGVARAHAPLQCADDLEAAGYVAPVLARWGS, from the coding sequence ATGTCCGCGCAGCGCCGCCGCGACGACACCGCGGGCCGTCCCCCCATGTCCGCCGCCGACGAGCGGCAGTTCGCCCGGTCCCTGGTCGTGCAGGTCCTGGAGGACCACGCCCGCGCCGAGATGGAGTCCGGGCGCGTCCCGCTGTCCCCCGAGGGCGAGGAGGCGGTGGCCGCCGCCATCGGCGCCGCCCTCTTCGGCGTGGGCCGCCTGCAGCCGCTGCTGGAGGACCCCGAGGTCGAGAACATCGACGTCAACGGCTGCGACCGGGTGTTCGTCAGCTACGCCGACGGCCGCGAGGAGCTGCACGACGCGGTGGCGGAGTCCGACGAGGACCTCGTCGAGCTGGTCCAGGTGCTCGCCTCCAACGTCGGTCTCACCAGCCGGCCCTTCGACGCCGCGAACCCCCAGCTGGACCTGCGCCTGCCCGACGGTTCCCGGCTCTCGGCCGTCATGGGGGTCTGCCAGCGTCCCGCGCTGAGCATCCGCCGGGCCCGGCTGTCCAGCGCGACGCTGGGCGACCTGGTGGCCTCCGGCTCGATGACCGAGGACCTCGCGCAGTTCCTGCGCGCGGCGGTCCGGGCCCGCAAGAACATCATGATCGCCGGGTCCACGAACTCGGGGAAGACGACCCTGCTGCGCGCCCTGGCCGCCGAGATCCCCCCGCACGAGAGGCTCATCACCGTCGAGCGGGCGCTGGAACTGGGCCTGGACCAGCAGGTGCGCGAGCACCCCAACACGGTGGCGTTCGAGGAGCGGCTGCCGAACTCCGAGGGCGTCGGCGGGGTGGGCATGGCCGACCTCGTGCGCCGCTCGCTGCGCATGAACCCCAGCCGGGTCATCGTCGGCGAGGTCCTCGGCGACGAGATCGTCACCATGCTCAACGCCATGAGCCAGGGCAACGACGGCTCGCTGTCGACGATCCACGCGAACTCCTCGGCCGAGGTCTTCAACCGCATCGCGACCTACGCCCTGCAGGCGGCGGAGCACCTGCCCGTCGAGGCCAGCCACATGCTCATCGCGGGCGCGGTGAACTTCGTGGTCTTCCTCGACAAGCGGAACACCTACCACGCCGGGGGCGGTCTGCGCCGGGCCGTGACCAGCGTCCGGGAGGTCACCGGCATCGACGGCCGCGTCCTCAGTTCCGAGGTCTTCCTCGCCGGTGCCGACGGGGTCGCCCGCGCGCACGCCCCGCTGCAGTGCGCCGACGACCTCGAGGCCGCCGGCTACGTCGCACCCGTCCTGGCGCGGTGGGGATCGTGA
- a CDS encoding type II secretion system F family protein: protein MNGVLGQVQPEVLVAVAAAVAGTGVLVAALGFRGAVAGPSSRPGWRRRAVAGSSRRVLLGVGAGVLTLVLTRWVVAGIGIGLLVACWQRLLGGNAEENRGIARLEGLANWTESLRDTIAGAIGLEQAIPATAATSAPVLRPSLNLLVDRLRVREPLPDALLRFADDVDDPSADVVVAALVLNARLRGPGLRDVLTALAASTREELDVRRRIEASRRSIRRSVQIVLLIVLGVMGVLSVFNRSYVAPYSTFSGQVALIVVAGLLVLGLTWLRRLARVEAHERFLSRPAGGAA from the coding sequence GTGAACGGCGTCCTGGGTCAGGTCCAGCCCGAGGTCCTCGTCGCGGTCGCCGCGGCGGTCGCCGGGACGGGGGTCCTCGTCGCCGCCCTGGGGTTCCGCGGTGCCGTCGCCGGGCCGAGTTCCCGGCCCGGGTGGCGCCGCCGCGCGGTCGCCGGCTCCAGCCGGCGGGTGCTGCTGGGGGTGGGGGCGGGGGTGCTGACCCTGGTGCTGACCCGCTGGGTCGTGGCCGGGATCGGGATCGGCCTGCTGGTGGCCTGCTGGCAGCGCCTGCTCGGCGGGAACGCCGAGGAGAACCGCGGCATCGCCCGGCTGGAGGGTCTGGCGAACTGGACGGAGTCGTTGCGCGACACCATCGCCGGGGCCATCGGGCTGGAACAGGCCATCCCGGCCACCGCCGCCACCTCGGCCCCGGTGCTGCGCCCCTCGCTGAACCTCCTGGTGGACCGGCTGCGGGTCCGCGAACCGCTGCCCGACGCCCTGCTGCGCTTCGCCGACGACGTCGACGACCCGAGCGCGGACGTCGTGGTCGCGGCCCTGGTGCTCAACGCGCGGCTGCGCGGGCCGGGTCTGCGCGACGTGCTCACGGCGCTGGCCGCCTCGACCCGCGAGGAGCTGGACGTGCGCCGCCGGATCGAGGCCAGCCGACGCAGCATCCGCCGCAGCGTCCAGATCGTGCTGCTCATCGTGCTGGGGGTCATGGGGGTCCTCTCGGTGTTCAACCGCTCCTACGTCGCGCCCTACTCCACGTTCTCCGGGCAGGTGGCGCTCATCGTCGTCGCGGGTCTCCTCGTCCTGGGGCTGACCTGGTTGCGCCGGCTCGCCCGGGTGGAGGCGCACGAGCGCTTCCTGTCCCGTCCCGCCGGAGGGGCCGCGTGA